The Candidatus Deferrimicrobiaceae bacterium genome includes a region encoding these proteins:
- a CDS encoding ABC transporter permease, protein MDLATELRFGLRTLGRHKVRSTLSILGICIGVGAFICSVAIGRGASARIDEQVRNLSDDLIQIEAGSRNVNGVRSGSHGETSLTYKDVRAIEQQIPLVMYVSPNVDMRVQVVYQNQNWGTQVRGVSPEYLEIQRWPVAGGAAFTAAQVTYDAKVCLLGQTLATTLFATEDPVGRIVRVQGIPCKVAGVLAVKGSSPSGQDRDDVLLMPFTTVMKKLRGVTYLDDIFCSAITPEDVPDAEKEIASLMRERHRIQNGQEDDFNLRHTSEIAKARAETQHTMTILLGCIAAVALVVAGIGIMNIMLVSVAERTREIGIRMAVGARGRDILVQFLLESVILSVIGGVIGTGLGVAGAFGIASASGWLVQVRPDAIVVGFGFSGAVGIFFGIYPAQRASLLDPIEALRS, encoded by the coding sequence ATGGATCTCGCGACGGAACTCCGATTCGGATTGCGGACGCTGGGGCGCCACAAGGTCCGAAGCACGCTCTCGATCCTGGGGATCTGCATCGGGGTGGGCGCCTTCATCTGCAGCGTGGCCATCGGCCGGGGAGCCTCTGCCCGGATCGACGAGCAGGTCCGGAACCTGAGCGACGACCTTATCCAGATCGAGGCCGGGTCACGGAACGTCAACGGGGTCCGGAGCGGCTCGCATGGCGAGACAAGCCTCACGTATAAAGACGTGCGGGCGATCGAGCAGCAGATTCCGCTCGTGATGTATGTTTCCCCGAACGTGGACATGCGGGTGCAGGTGGTCTACCAGAACCAGAACTGGGGGACGCAGGTGCGCGGCGTGTCGCCGGAGTATCTGGAGATCCAGCGGTGGCCGGTCGCCGGCGGCGCTGCCTTTACCGCGGCTCAGGTGACGTATGATGCGAAAGTCTGCCTGCTGGGCCAGACATTGGCGACGACGCTGTTCGCCACGGAGGACCCTGTCGGGCGGATCGTCCGCGTGCAAGGGATTCCGTGCAAGGTCGCCGGCGTCCTCGCAGTCAAGGGGTCTTCACCGAGCGGCCAGGATCGGGACGACGTTCTTTTGATGCCTTTCACGACGGTCATGAAGAAACTGCGGGGGGTCACGTATCTCGACGACATCTTCTGTTCGGCGATCACGCCGGAAGATGTGCCGGATGCGGAAAAGGAAATCGCCTCGCTGATGCGGGAACGGCATCGGATCCAGAATGGGCAAGAGGACGATTTCAACTTGCGCCACACCTCGGAGATCGCGAAGGCCCGCGCCGAGACCCAGCATACGATGACGATTCTCCTGGGGTGCATCGCGGCGGTTGCGCTCGTGGTCGCCGGGATCGGGATCATGAACATCATGCTGGTCTCCGTGGCGGAACGCACGCGGGAGATCGGCATCCGGATGGCGGTCGGGGCGCGCGGCCGGGACATCCTCGTCCAGTTCCTGCTCGAATCCGTAATCCTGTCGGTGATCGGGGGGGTGATCGGAACAGGATTGGGGGTCGCCGGGGCGTTCGGCATCGCCTCCGCATCGGGGTGGCTGGTGCAGGTCCGGCCCGATGCGATCGTCGTCGGATTCGGGTTTTCAGGCGCGGTGGGCATCTTTTTCGGCATCTACCCCGCCCAGCGCGCCTCGCTTCTCGACCCCATCGAGGCGCTTCGCAGTTAG
- a CDS encoding ATP-binding protein: MIPPPCLATLSIRSLLLLITLVVALPAAGLILYSGIQFRNAMFNEAKNDTAKLADRIATDQQNLVAGAEQLMAALSLLPEVRGRDAARVEPVLRELRKLNPMYSNIFIADPRGTVWATAVPVKPPFVIGDRRYFRNALASGRLSSGEYVVSRATARPALNLAYPLRNVHGAIVGVISVGFVIDRYRQLPEQMKLPAGSSFVLLDHRGVVLSRAINPESFIGKPYPEDEFMKMERGPESGTTVRTSIGGDKRIISYRKIRLPGEQSPYLYVGAGIPVAMAAREANKALTKTVALFTSFLVLACFAAALIGKRSIVDRFKLLEDASQRLAAGDLQVRVSELVAGGELGSLGKTFDAMAEQLAVREAERLKAEAEKDLLTGQLIQAHKMESIGRLAGGVAHDFNNLLTPIIGYSELLKKDLKGDESALGRVGNILSAANRSKEIVQQLLSFSRKQVMEMKIVDLNQVVKAFQGILRHTIRESIDIRLDLTEEGLCIRADGNQIEQVIMNLAVNAQDAIGARGSITIGTSPVRIDDEDARRHPGAPPGRYLVLAITDDGCGMAPETLQRIFEPFFTSKGVGKGTGLGLATVYGIVRQHGGNIRVESEPGKGTAFRCYFPLVDELPASEQPAMHIPDLPAGDRRTILLVEDNEMVRTLVSELLKRQGFDLLVAEDPKQALQLSENRSLDLLVTDVVMPGMTGPELHARLLDRYQGLKVLFMSGYSDNVIARQGVPDGGMQFIQKPFSIDEFARRVETSLAE, encoded by the coding sequence ATGATTCCCCCGCCCTGCCTTGCGACCCTTTCCATCCGATCGTTGCTTCTGCTGATCACACTCGTGGTTGCCCTGCCTGCGGCGGGCCTCATCCTTTATTCGGGGATCCAGTTCCGCAACGCGATGTTCAATGAAGCGAAAAACGATACCGCCAAGCTTGCCGACCGGATCGCCACCGATCAGCAGAACCTGGTCGCCGGCGCCGAACAGTTGATGGCCGCCCTGAGCCTGCTTCCGGAGGTCAGGGGGCGCGATGCCGCCCGTGTCGAGCCGGTCCTTCGGGAGCTGCGCAAGCTGAACCCGATGTATTCGAACATCTTCATCGCGGACCCGAGGGGGACCGTCTGGGCGACGGCTGTTCCGGTCAAGCCCCCTTTCGTCATCGGGGACCGGCGGTACTTCCGGAATGCCCTGGCCAGCGGACGGCTGTCGTCCGGAGAATACGTCGTCAGCCGGGCCACCGCCAGGCCGGCGCTGAACCTGGCCTATCCCTTGAGAAACGTTCATGGTGCGATCGTCGGGGTCATCAGCGTCGGTTTCGTCATCGACCGGTATCGGCAGCTGCCGGAGCAGATGAAGCTGCCTGCAGGGTCCAGCTTCGTGCTCCTCGATCATCGCGGGGTGGTCCTGTCCAGAGCCATCAACCCGGAATCGTTCATCGGCAAACCCTACCCCGAAGATGAATTCATGAAGATGGAGAGGGGGCCGGAATCGGGCACGACTGTGCGAACCTCGATCGGGGGGGACAAGCGGATCATTTCCTACCGGAAGATTCGCCTTCCCGGGGAGCAGAGCCCCTATTTGTACGTCGGGGCCGGAATACCGGTGGCGATGGCTGCGCGCGAGGCCAACAAGGCGCTCACGAAAACCGTGGCGCTGTTCACTTCGTTCCTGGTCCTGGCCTGTTTCGCCGCGGCGCTGATCGGCAAGCGCTCGATCGTGGATCGCTTCAAGCTGCTGGAGGACGCTTCCCAGCGACTCGCAGCCGGCGATCTGCAGGTAAGGGTGTCCGAGCTGGTGGCGGGGGGAGAACTCGGCAGCCTCGGGAAGACGTTCGACGCGATGGCGGAGCAGCTTGCCGTGCGCGAGGCGGAGCGCCTGAAGGCCGAGGCCGAGAAGGATCTCCTGACCGGCCAGCTGATCCAGGCGCACAAGATGGAATCGATCGGGCGGCTGGCCGGCGGGGTGGCCCACGATTTCAACAACCTGCTGACGCCGATCATCGGCTACTCGGAATTGTTGAAGAAAGACCTGAAGGGCGATGAATCGGCGCTCGGAAGGGTCGGAAATATCCTGAGCGCCGCCAACCGGTCCAAGGAGATCGTCCAGCAGCTCTTGAGCTTCAGCCGCAAACAGGTCATGGAGATGAAGATCGTCGACCTCAATCAGGTCGTAAAGGCTTTCCAGGGCATCCTTCGACACACCATTCGCGAGAGCATCGACATCCGCCTCGATCTGACCGAAGAGGGGCTCTGTATCCGCGCGGACGGCAACCAGATCGAGCAGGTCATCATGAACCTGGCCGTCAACGCACAGGATGCCATCGGCGCGCGCGGAAGCATCACCATCGGAACGTCTCCCGTGCGGATCGACGACGAGGATGCGCGCCGGCATCCGGGAGCGCCCCCCGGACGCTACCTGGTGCTGGCGATCACCGACGACGGCTGCGGGATGGCTCCGGAAACGCTCCAGCGGATCTTCGAGCCGTTCTTTACCTCAAAGGGGGTCGGAAAAGGGACCGGACTGGGACTGGCTACCGTGTACGGGATCGTCCGGCAGCACGGAGGGAACATCCGGGTCGAGAGCGAGCCGGGCAAAGGAACGGCGTTCAGATGCTACTTCCCCCTCGTCGACGAGCTGCCGGCAAGCGAACAGCCTGCTATGCACATTCCGGACTTGCCGGCCGGCGATCGACGGACCATCCTTCTGGTGGAAGACAACGAGATGGTCCGGACGCTTGTGAGCGAACTTCTGAAGCGGCAGGGGTTCGACCTGCTGGTGGCGGAAGATCCGAAACAGGCGCTGCAGCTCAGCGAGAACCGATCGCTCGACCTGCTCGTCACCGACGTCGTCATGCCCGGCATGACCGGCCCGGAGCTGCACGCCAGACTGCTTGACCGATATCAGGGACTGAAGGTGCTGTTCATGTCCGGCTACTCCGACAACGTCATTGCGCGGCAGGGGGTGCCGGACGGCGGGATGCAATTCATCCAGAAGCCGTTCTCCATCGACGAGTTCGCGAGAAGGGTCGAGACATCCCTGGCGGAATAG
- the mgtA gene encoding magnesium-translocating P-type ATPase — MKPDFPFWRLPYKELLERLDAGPDGLTGAEATIRLARFGPNLIHGERKRALALQFLAKFKNPLVIILLVASALSAFTGDATSFFIIGAIVLASVTLDFVQEYRAGQAADRLRRSVAVRGHVLRDGRVTEIPLAELVPGDVTLLSAGDLVPCDGRLLEAKDFFVNEALLTGEAFPVEKMPADSADETEVLAAGNTVLMGTSVISGTARVLMCRTGQDTELGEIADTLIAKAPPTDFEQGTRRFGLLIMRMTILLVLFVLLVNAFFHRPWLESFLFAVALAVGLTPELLPMVVSVTLSRGAMRMAASKVIVKRLAAIQNLGSMDVFCTDKTGTLTEARIHLERHLAPSGKESERVLALAYYNSYFETGVKSTLDDAILEHKEIDVSGWKKIDEVPFDFERRRISVLLENGSGRLLVVKGAPEDVLRLSVAYEVDEGTEPLPMNDAARAKINAQCDALGNDGFRVLGIAVRNVGMDHPHAVVGDESELVFAGFAAFLDPPKKSAGAALAGLASDRVAVKVITGDNELVTQHVFAQLGIPVTGVLTGAEIQQLDDPTLAARVEQANLFCRVAPAQKNRIILALKRRGHVVGYLGDGINDAPSLHSADVGISVDSAVDVAKAAADMILMEQDLGVLHAGVLEGRRTFGNIMKYIMMGTSSNFGNMFSMAGASLFLPFLPMLPVQILLNNLLYDVSELPIPLDRVDEDYLSHPRHWDMNFIRNFMLCIGPVSSVFDFLTFFVMLKLFHAGESLFHTGWFIESMATQVLVIFVIRTRRNPFKSRPNPWLIACSLAMVAVAAALPFTFVGRYLGFTAPPALFFLVLAAMLVAYLLAVEGMKRWFFRRFAAE; from the coding sequence TTGAAGCCGGATTTTCCTTTCTGGCGGCTCCCCTATAAGGAACTCCTGGAACGGCTTGACGCCGGTCCCGACGGACTGACCGGAGCCGAAGCGACGATCCGACTGGCAAGGTTCGGTCCGAACCTGATCCACGGAGAGCGCAAGCGGGCCCTCGCCCTTCAGTTCCTCGCCAAGTTCAAGAATCCCCTGGTCATCATCCTCCTGGTCGCCAGCGCGCTCTCCGCGTTCACCGGGGACGCGACCAGCTTCTTCATCATCGGCGCTATCGTCCTGGCCAGCGTGACCCTCGACTTCGTCCAGGAATACCGGGCAGGACAGGCCGCGGACCGCCTGCGCCGGTCCGTGGCGGTGCGCGGCCACGTGCTGCGGGACGGCAGGGTCACTGAGATCCCTCTTGCGGAGTTGGTACCGGGCGACGTGACGCTCCTTTCGGCCGGCGACCTGGTTCCCTGCGACGGCCGGTTGCTGGAGGCGAAAGACTTTTTCGTCAACGAGGCGCTGCTGACCGGGGAAGCGTTTCCGGTGGAAAAAATGCCGGCGGATTCGGCTGATGAGACCGAGGTGCTTGCGGCCGGCAACACCGTGCTCATGGGCACCTCGGTGATCAGCGGCACGGCCCGGGTGCTGATGTGCCGCACCGGGCAGGACACCGAGCTCGGCGAGATCGCCGACACGCTGATCGCCAAGGCTCCCCCCACCGACTTCGAGCAGGGAACCCGCCGGTTCGGGCTGCTCATCATGCGGATGACGATCCTGCTCGTCCTGTTCGTCCTGCTGGTCAACGCCTTCTTCCACCGTCCCTGGCTCGAATCGTTCCTGTTCGCCGTGGCCCTTGCGGTAGGGCTGACGCCCGAGCTGCTCCCCATGGTGGTCTCGGTGACGCTGTCGCGGGGCGCGATGCGCATGGCGGCCAGCAAGGTGATCGTCAAGCGTCTTGCGGCGATCCAGAACCTGGGGAGCATGGACGTCTTCTGCACCGACAAGACCGGTACGCTGACCGAGGCGCGCATCCACCTGGAACGCCACCTGGCGCCGTCGGGAAAGGAAAGCGAGCGGGTCCTGGCGCTGGCCTACTACAACAGCTATTTCGAGACCGGGGTGAAGAGCACCCTGGACGACGCCATCCTGGAGCACAAGGAGATCGACGTCAGCGGCTGGAAAAAGATCGACGAAGTGCCGTTCGACTTCGAGCGCCGCCGGATCTCGGTGCTTCTCGAAAACGGTTCCGGCCGGTTGCTGGTGGTCAAGGGGGCGCCCGAAGATGTCCTTCGGCTGTCAGTCGCCTACGAGGTGGACGAGGGGACCGAGCCGCTTCCCATGAACGATGCGGCGCGGGCGAAGATCAATGCGCAATGCGATGCGCTCGGGAACGACGGTTTCCGCGTGCTGGGAATCGCCGTGCGAAACGTGGGGATGGACCATCCCCACGCCGTGGTCGGCGATGAGTCGGAGCTGGTCTTCGCGGGCTTTGCCGCTTTTCTCGATCCCCCCAAGAAAAGCGCCGGCGCGGCGCTCGCCGGACTCGCCTCCGACCGGGTCGCGGTCAAGGTGATTACCGGCGACAACGAGCTGGTGACCCAGCACGTCTTCGCGCAGCTCGGCATTCCCGTGACGGGGGTGCTGACGGGCGCGGAGATCCAGCAGCTGGACGACCCGACACTCGCCGCGCGGGTCGAGCAGGCGAACCTGTTCTGCCGCGTGGCGCCCGCCCAGAAGAACCGGATCATCCTCGCCCTCAAGCGGCGGGGCCATGTCGTGGGGTATCTCGGCGACGGCATCAACGATGCCCCGTCGCTCCATTCCGCCGACGTGGGCATCTCGGTGGACAGCGCGGTGGACGTGGCGAAGGCGGCTGCGGACATGATCCTCATGGAGCAGGACCTGGGGGTGCTCCACGCGGGCGTTTTGGAAGGACGCCGTACCTTCGGCAACATCATGAAGTACATCATGATGGGGACCAGTTCCAATTTCGGCAACATGTTCAGCATGGCCGGCGCCTCGCTCTTTCTTCCCTTCCTGCCGATGCTGCCGGTGCAGATCCTGCTCAACAACCTGCTCTACGACGTCTCCGAGCTGCCCATTCCGCTGGACCGGGTGGATGAAGACTACCTGAGCCATCCCCGCCACTGGGACATGAACTTCATCCGGAACTTCATGCTGTGCATCGGCCCGGTCAGCTCGGTCTTCGATTTCCTCACGTTCTTCGTCATGCTGAAGCTCTTCCATGCCGGGGAGTCGCTGTTCCACACCGGCTGGTTCATCGAGTCGATGGCCACGCAGGTGCTGGTCATCTTCGTCATCCGCACCCGCAGGAACCCCTTCAAGAGCCGCCCCAACCCCTGGCTGATCGCCTGTTCGCTGGCCATGGTGGCGGTAGCCGCCGCGCTGCCGTTCACGTTCGTCGGCAGATATCTCGGGTTCACGGCGCCGCCGGCCCTGTTTTTCCTGGTCCTGGCCGCCATGCTGGTCGCCTATCTCCTGGCCGTGGAAGGGATGAAGCGGTGGTTCTTCCGCCGGTTTGCCGCGGAGTGA